Within the Halomonas sp. HL-93 genome, the region GACTTCCACGAGCGTCACTCAAGCGAAGGGCATTTGTCGGCCGCCCGTGCATCGATTCCCATGGGCCGCCTGGGCACGGCGGATGAGTGCGTGGGGGCCTATGTTTTCCTCGGCACGGATGCATTAAGTGGCTATGTCACCGGACAGATCATTGAAGTCAATGGCGGGCAGTTGATGCCATGAGTAGCTCGACACTTAATGCTGAACGTCACAACTGCTATGACATTGTTATCACCATGGGTGACCCTGCCGGTATCGGCCCGGAGATCATTTGCCGTGCGCTGGATGCCATGTCCGCCGCCGAGCGCGCCACTGCCATGGTGGTTGGTGACCCGGCGATTTATCGCCGCGCGGCGGCGAGTATTGGCGCTAAGCTTGAGTTCGTGCCGCTGGAACAGGTTGAGCGTGGCGAGGATTGTGTGGCTATCGGCGTGGTTGACGTGCCGGAGGGCGTCAATATTCCCGATGGTCGGGTTAGCGCCGGTGCTGGTGATATGGCGTTTCGCTGTGTTCAAAAAGCCGTCGAACTGGTGCAGGCGGGGCGCGCCCGTGTGATTGTCACCGCGCCGCTGAACAAGGCGGCGCTGCATGAAGCCGGGCACCACTACGATGGTCACACTGGGATGCTTGCATCGCTGACCGGTGCGCCCTCATCGTTTATGCTGCTGGCGTCAGAGACGCTCTCGACACTGCATGTTTCCACCCATGTCTCGCTGCGGGGCGCCATCGACCGGGTGACCCCCGAGCGCATCATCGCCACGGTTGAAGCCGGTCATGCGCACCTTGTGGCGCTGGGCTTGCAGGCGCCGCGCATCGCCGTTGCTGGGCTCAACCCGCACTGCGGCGAAGGCGGGATTTTCGGCGATGAGGATAGCCGCTGCATCGCTCCGGCGGTTGATCGCTTACGCGAGCGCGGCTTTGATGTGAGCGGGCCGATCTCGGCGGATACGGTGTTTTACCGCGCCGCGCAAGGCGAGTTCGATCTGGTGATTGCCCAATACCACGACCAGGGCCATATCCCCGTCAAACTGATCGCCTTTGACACTACGGTGAATGTCAGCCTTGGCTTGCCACTGCAGCGTACTTCGGTGGACCACGGCACCGCCTTCGATATTGCCTGGCAGGGCAAAGCCGATGCCACCAACATGGGATCAGCGGTTGCCTACGCCCGACGACTCGCCAGTGGCGCTAAATCATGACGGGCTGTCGATTGGTGGTTATTGCCGACGATCTATCGGGTGCGCTGGATGCTTCTGCCCCGTTTGCTGCGTACGGGGCGGATGCCTTTGGTGATCCGCAATGGCTAGTCCGCTTGCACGCCCAGCTCAGGCCAAACGGTGGAGCGCGCTAACCTCGACTAAAAACCCTTATCTGAATGGTTGCGCGATTGCAGGCGACCAACTAGGTTTGAAACTGGTGGTATGATACGTATACAGCAAGATGGTCGGTTACTTCGGCTGAAGCCACCCGCACAATGACCAACAACAAATTCAGTGGTTGTGAGGAGTACACGATGAGCCACAAACGCCAACACCGCCTAACTAAGACCCGCCTGCTGACTGCCACGCTAATTGCAGCGGGTATCGGCATTGCCGGGACCGTCCAGGCCGCTGAAGAGCTTCGCTTCGCCCACGTCTATGAAACCTCTGAGCCCTTCCACGAATGGGCACTGTGGGCTGCAGATGAAATCGAAGAACGTACCGATGGCCGCTACACCATGAAGGTGCACCCCGCCTCTTCGCTGGGTAAAGAGGAGGATATCAACGAGGGGCTGGAGCTTGGCACGGTGGATGTTATTTATACCGGCACGCAGTTTGCGGGCCGTGCCTATGGACCGATTGGCATTGCGGGGGCTGCCTATATGTTCCGCGATTTCGATCACTGGCAGGCCTTTGCCGATAGCGACCTATTCCAGGAAATTGCCCAGGGCTATGAGGATAAAACAGGCAACGTCCCCATCGCGCTCAACTACTACGGTGAACGCCATGTCACCTCCAACGAGGCGATCAATGAGCCAGCGGATATGGAAGGTCTGAAAATCCGTGTTCCCAACGCGCCGATGTATATGATGATGCCGGAAGCAGTCGACGCGAATCCTACGCCTATTGCATTTGACGAGGTGTATCTTGCGTTGCAACAAGGCGTGGTGGATGCACAGGAAAACCCGCTACCGACCATCCGTGCCAAGGCATTCCACGAAGTACAGGATTACATCAACCTGACCGGCCACATTACCGACTCGTTGATCACCATTGTGGGCGGGCCTCGCTGGGATCAGCTGTCGGAAGAGGATCGTGAGATCTTCCGGGAGGTTTTCCAGGAAGCCGCCGAGAACAATACCAAGGATATCCTCAAGTCCGAGGAAGAATTGGTCGCCTGGTTCGAGGAGCAGGGCAACACCGTCAACGAAGTGGACCGCGAGGTCTTTCGTGAGGCTGTTGTGCCTGAACATAACGGCGATGCCGCCACCTGGGACGAAGAAACCTACGAGCGACTTCAGGAAATCGGCAAGTAATCTTACTCTTCGACAGCACTCCGCTCTGGTGAGCGGAGTGCCTGGAGTCTTGTGCCATGAATGACACGCGAGACGATTCCCCGCCCATCGGCGATCCGATGATTGATTTTGAGGCTGGCTTCGACGATACCCCGTTCAGACTAAGCGACTACCGGCTTGAGGATCTGGTGACCCTGATCCTGTTTTGGGCACTGATTCTAGTCGTATTTGCCCAGTTCTTTAGTCGCTACATACTGGGTGACTCGATTGGCTGGACCGAGGAAATCGCCCGTTATCTGCTGATCGGGGTGGGTTTTCTGGGCAGTGTGATGGCCGCCCGTAATGGCAGCCATATTATGGTGGAGTTCTTCTACCACTATATGCCGGGGTGGCAGGCGCGCTTGATGGAAGGTTTGGTCAATATCGTCAGCTTGATCTTCTACATCGCGATGGCCTGGGTAACCTTTCAACTGGCATCGCGCACCAACAGCCTGATGGTTTCCATCGACCTGCCCAAGAGCATTATCTATTTCACGGTGTGTGCTGCGTTTGTATTAATGGCCATGCGCACCGTTCAGCGGCTTTATCTGAAATATCGGACGCGTCCCCATGACGTATGAGGGATGGTTTCCCGCCGTGCCATTTTAATCGAGAGGCCTGCTATGTCCCGACTTTCCGTGATGCGCTGGCAAAAGCCGCTGATATCACCACTTCTGACGGTGTTGGCGGTGCTGGGCTGCGTGATATTACCGCTGATGGGCTACCATCTTGCCTTTCTGTTTTTCGCGCTGTTTACCATGCTGGTGCTCGGGGTGCCCATCGCGATTAGCCTGGCGGGTGCCTGTTTGATGTTTGTGCTGATCACTGGGCAAATACCCAACATCGTCGTTGCCCACCGTATGATTAACGGCATCGACAGCTTCCCGCTGCTGGCGATTCCGTTTTTTATTTTCG harbors:
- a CDS encoding TRAP transporter small permease, with product MNDTRDDSPPIGDPMIDFEAGFDDTPFRLSDYRLEDLVTLILFWALILVVFAQFFSRYILGDSIGWTEEIARYLLIGVGFLGSVMAARNGSHIMVEFFYHYMPGWQARLMEGLVNIVSLIFYIAMAWVTFQLASRTNSLMVSIDLPKSIIYFTVCAAFVLMAMRTVQRLYLKYRTRPHDV
- the pdxA gene encoding 4-hydroxythreonine-4-phosphate dehydrogenase PdxA — translated: MSSSTLNAERHNCYDIVITMGDPAGIGPEIICRALDAMSAAERATAMVVGDPAIYRRAAASIGAKLEFVPLEQVERGEDCVAIGVVDVPEGVNIPDGRVSAGAGDMAFRCVQKAVELVQAGRARVIVTAPLNKAALHEAGHHYDGHTGMLASLTGAPSSFMLLASETLSTLHVSTHVSLRGAIDRVTPERIIATVEAGHAHLVALGLQAPRIAVAGLNPHCGEGGIFGDEDSRCIAPAVDRLRERGFDVSGPISADTVFYRAAQGEFDLVIAQYHDQGHIPVKLIAFDTTVNVSLGLPLQRTSVDHGTAFDIAWQGKADATNMGSAVAYARRLASGAKS
- a CDS encoding sialic acid TRAP transporter substrate-binding protein SiaP, with the protein product MSHKRQHRLTKTRLLTATLIAAGIGIAGTVQAAEELRFAHVYETSEPFHEWALWAADEIEERTDGRYTMKVHPASSLGKEEDINEGLELGTVDVIYTGTQFAGRAYGPIGIAGAAYMFRDFDHWQAFADSDLFQEIAQGYEDKTGNVPIALNYYGERHVTSNEAINEPADMEGLKIRVPNAPMYMMMPEAVDANPTPIAFDEVYLALQQGVVDAQENPLPTIRAKAFHEVQDYINLTGHITDSLITIVGGPRWDQLSEEDREIFREVFQEAAENNTKDILKSEEELVAWFEEQGNTVNEVDREVFREAVVPEHNGDAATWDEETYERLQEIGK